From the genome of Aspergillus oryzae RIB40 DNA, chromosome 4:
CGAGGCCAAGAATTTCGAGAGAGTTCCTCTAGATGCTGAACAGCTCGATTCCGATATTGTCAAGTTGATCGAGCAGGATGCGGATCAATTAATTCAAAACCAGCCCGCGATGCAAGCAAAGAAAGTAGGGGGTGTTCCACGAAGTGCCCTTCTCAGGCCATCTGATGTAGAGCAGAGACTCGGGAACCAAACGTTCAGACTTGGTGACCGCGTTGTCTATGCCCAGGACTCCGGAAAAGTGCCCATAGCCACTCGCGGAACGGTCGTTGGTCTCACCCGGACGTCGCGGGCCCTTCTCCTGGATGTTGTTTTCGACGTTTCGTTCATGAGCGGAACGACCCTGGGTGACCGATGCTCTCCATTCCGGGGACAAACAGTCCTGTCATCTTCTGTCCTTAATGTTTCATACCGACAGTTACTCGCCACAACCCGAGCAGCCAGCAGCCAGCAAAGTCAACAATCGCCTTTGACTGTTGCGGGCTATGGCGCTCCTTCTGGGCCCGGTGGACAGGGGCAGCTGAAAGAAGCTTCAGCCCCTCCACCTCTCAGTGGCTCCTACCGAGGTGCTGTAGCAGGTATGGGCAACGGTCGCGGCAATGGTTTCTCTCAAAGAGGCCGGGGTGGTCGTGGCGGGCGGGGCGCCTCTAACGGTGTTGGGCCGCAGACAACCCTACCCTTCCGACCACATTTTAACGGTGGAGAACAGCAAACTGATGGGCCACATCGCGGAGGTAGAGGGAGAGGCCGCGGTGGCATGCCCCGTACTCGAGGAGGATACGTCGCTGTGGATCCCAATCCGGATGCGGGTGTAGTGAAGCACAACCCCAACTTCCAGGCACATAATTACTCACAAGTCCCCCCACCCAAGAACTTGAACAACCGTGGCGGACGTGGTGGCCGAGGAAACCCTCGAGGGAGCCATCGCGGCAGAGGTGCTACTGCAGGGAATAATCAGGCTTGATTGTCCTCCACTTGATACCTAGTCGTGTGTGTGTGAATGTCGCCTCTTGGTATTAAATCATCTGAAGTTAAGCTGATCTGGATGAAGTTTTGTGGGGAGATGCATTGAGTTTGCTTTTCGTCCTAGAGGCGAATAGAGGCGTGGaaatctacggagtatacaaGCATGGAAATGAACATGTATATACTGTACCATAGCCTACCATTTACTACATGTCCTGGGGTATCATGGACTGGAAGGAGCTTACCCGAGGTTGCAAGAGACTAGACCTAAAGATGACTAGTGACCTTCCCCGCATAAgggcatcatcttccttgagcttgatgaagaagtgCGGAGATGGATAAATATCCGAGTAGTACTTACTAGTCGTAATCCATCCTTGATAAATAAATACCAACCCCTATGATAGTCAACACAACCCACCAGATCCTAGTACCAACCACAAAACCCCTCATTAAAACAGGACCAGTCATGGCCTCAGTCCCCGACTTCGACAGCCTAACCCTAGACCCCAAGGGTCCCGTAGGAAACGCATGGGGCCTGTTCCCAAGAAATGACATCGGCATGCTCAACCTACTCACGCCTGAGAACATACGACAAGCAGCGAGCGAGGAAATTCGCACGGGTGTCCGAATTTCGCTCGATCTGGCATTAGACCGGCTCAACCACCCGAGTTATGGACGCAAGCCATTCACCCGGGAAATGGTGAATAAGGCACCGAGAATTGTGAATGACGATATTTTGATGTTTAATACGCAGACGAGTAGTCAGTGGGATGGGTTTCGGCATTATGGTATGTTTGTCTGTGGTCGCTTTGGAGTGTTTCTGGTGTGGTGGGGTTGCTTGGGGTAAGGGTTAATGGagaataatatatataggaCACCAGGAATTGGCATGTTACTACAAGGGACATACGTTAGAAGAGTTGCAGGATTCACCTGTTATCGGCATTGATTGTAAGCTCATCTGTTCCCAATCAAAAACCCCCTTCAAGTGTAGATCAAGCTAACATAATAATAAAGCATGGGTAAACAACGGCGGCATCGTAGGCCGAGGAGTCCTCCTCGACTATGCAACCTGGGCGAAAAAGAATGCAATCCCCCTAACCCCCTTCCAGACCAGCAGCATCCCCCTCTCCCACCTTAAAAACATAGTCCAAGAAAATAATATCAAATTCCGACCCGGCGATatcctcttcgtccgcaCCGGCTTCACAGAAGCTTACAACAACCTCtcaaacgaagaagaagccgcgCTGGCCCAGCGCCCCAGTCCCGATTTCTCCGGCGTCGAGAACGGTGAATCCACGCTGCGCTGGCTGTGGGAGAACCAATTTGCCGCAATTGCTAGTGACTCACCGAGCTTTGAGCCTTCACCTCTCGTTAGGGAGGATTCACCGGCGAATACGACATTGCACCAGTGGTGTCTTGCAGGGTGGGGGATGCCGATCGGGGAGTACTTTGATTTGGAGGAACTTGCGGAGTACTGTCGGGTGAATGGGAGGTGGAGCTTCTTTTTGTCGAGCGTGCCGCTTAAGGTGAGTGAATTTGAACTTTCATAGAGGTCTCTTGGTGGTAAGTGCTAATGGATGTTTTAGGTTCCGGGGGGCGTCGCGAGTCCGCCTAATGCGGTTGCTATTCTTTGAGATATAAGGTGGATTTATTTTCGGGAGTTGTGGAGGTTTTGCATTGCAAGTGTGTGAATTCAGACTAATTCCAGACTAACTTGGTA
Proteins encoded in this window:
- a CDS encoding uncharacterized protein (predicted protein); translation: MASVPDFDSLTLDPKGPVGNAWGLFPRNDIGMLNLLTPENIRQAASEEIRTGVRISLDLALDRLNHPSYGRKPFTREMVNKAPRIVNDDILMFNTQTSSQWDGFRHYGHQELACYYKGHTLEELQDSPVIGIDCRGVLLDYATWAKKNAIPLTPFQTSSIPLSHLKNIVQENNIKFRPGDILFVRTGFTEAYNNLSNEEEAALAQRPSPDFSGVENGESTLRWLWENQFAAIASDSPSFEPSPLVREDSPANTTLHQWCLAGWGMPIGEYFDLEELAEYCRVNGRWSFFLSSVPLKVPGGVASPPNAVAIL